One stretch of Dehalococcoidia bacterium DNA includes these proteins:
- a CDS encoding bifunctional diguanylate cyclase/phosphodiesterase, whose protein sequence is MTGEQDAEGGSGGPAPTVVALLAWSRRLIAVFLTVALFSFGWSVSDVSFEESTVSFQLRSLWSVALLGVATCLVGLTVFLRRLARHVEEEIRYFGSLDVLTGLANRAGLMERLHRPAIAVLYLDIDYFKNVNDSLGHDSGDEVIRMVAQRLRRAVRPGDLAARLGGDEFVVVIEDEDIEQAARGVAEKIRSAVSQPLRIERRELLLTSSIGVAVKSPQLATPNEVLRAADLALYRAKRQGRDRVVFYSESSERNVLYRLDLEKDLWKAMDRGELELHYLPEVNLQTGALCGLEALVRWRHPAHGVMRPSSFMGLAEETGSISEIGLWSFEAACRDLKSLRRAGSGEALAMSVNLSRRQLGQPGFIRRLEEVLLATDVDPADIKVEVSEQVFLEAGAAQMATVDQMRALGLGIVIDDFGTGHAPLSYLRRWSVDGVKIDRSLIGNIEFDESKLLIVQAIISLAHDLGLRVTAVGIETPQQLSQLFDLGCDFGQGFYLSEPVPAEAVARLLAKRRARTPPRRRPAA, encoded by the coding sequence TTGACGGGCGAGCAGGATGCGGAGGGAGGAAGCGGAGGCCCTGCCCCAACCGTCGTAGCTCTGCTTGCCTGGAGCCGGCGCCTGATCGCCGTCTTTCTGACGGTCGCCCTGTTTTCCTTCGGCTGGTCAGTCTCCGACGTCAGCTTCGAAGAGAGCACGGTCTCGTTCCAATTGCGATCTCTCTGGAGCGTTGCCCTCCTGGGGGTCGCGACCTGCCTGGTGGGACTTACCGTATTTCTTCGGCGCCTCGCTCGCCATGTCGAGGAGGAGATCCGCTACTTCGGCAGCCTGGACGTGCTCACAGGCCTGGCGAACAGGGCCGGCCTGATGGAACGCCTCCACCGGCCGGCGATCGCGGTGCTCTATCTCGACATCGACTACTTCAAGAACGTCAACGACAGCCTGGGCCACGACTCCGGGGACGAGGTGATCCGCATGGTCGCCCAGCGCCTCAGGCGCGCAGTGCGTCCGGGAGACCTGGCGGCGCGCCTCGGCGGCGATGAGTTCGTGGTCGTCATCGAGGATGAGGACATCGAGCAGGCGGCGCGCGGCGTGGCGGAGAAGATCCGCAGCGCCGTATCGCAGCCGCTGCGCATCGAGCGGCGCGAGCTGCTGCTGACGTCCAGCATCGGTGTCGCGGTCAAGTCGCCCCAGCTCGCGACTCCCAACGAAGTCCTGCGCGCGGCCGACCTCGCGCTCTATCGGGCCAAGCGCCAGGGCCGCGACCGTGTCGTCTTCTACAGTGAGTCCTCGGAGAGGAACGTCCTTTACCGGCTGGACCTGGAGAAAGACCTGTGGAAGGCGATGGACCGCGGCGAGCTTGAGCTGCACTACCTCCCAGAGGTGAACCTGCAGACCGGCGCCCTGTGCGGCCTGGAGGCCCTCGTCCGCTGGCGCCATCCCGCCCATGGCGTCATGCGGCCGTCGAGCTTCATGGGCCTCGCCGAGGAGACCGGCTCGATTTCGGAGATCGGCCTCTGGTCCTTCGAGGCTGCTTGCCGCGACCTCAAGTCCCTGCGCCGGGCCGGCTCGGGCGAGGCGCTGGCCATGAGCGTGAACCTTTCCCGCCGTCAGCTGGGACAGCCGGGGTTCATCCGCCGCCTGGAGGAGGTACTGCTCGCGACGGACGTGGACCCCGCCGACATCAAGGTGGAGGTCAGCGAGCAGGTCTTCCTGGAGGCGGGCGCCGCCCAGATGGCCACGGTAGACCAGATGCGGGCGCTGGGCCTGGGGATCGTGATCGATGATTTCGGCACCGGGCACGCGCCCCTGAGCTACCTCCGCCGCTGGTCAGTCGACGGTGTCAAGATCGACCGCAGCCTGATCGGCAATATCGAATTCGACGAGTCGAAGCTCCTTATCGTCCAGGCGATCATCAGCCTGGCCCACGACCTGGGCCTGCGGGTCACGGCGGTGGGCATCGAAACGCCACAGCAACTCAGCCAACTCTTCGACCTGGGCTGCGACTTCGGCCAGGGCTTCTACCTTTCGGAGCCCGTGCCGGCGGAAGCGGTTGCGCGGCTCCTTGCGAAGCGCCGCGCTCGCACCCCGCCCCGCCGCCGTCCGGCGGCTTGA
- the fsa gene encoding fructose-6-phosphate aldolase — protein MRIFLDTANIDEIRDVHRTGVLSGVTTNPSLMAKESGVSYRDRVVEICELVQGPVSAECTSRDVPGLLEEARTLASWHKHVVVKIPMDANGLEATSILSKEGIRINMTLVFSANQALLAALAGATYVSPFVGRLDDAGQDGMEVVRQSVQIFDKYHLPAQVLAASIRTAPHVIQAALAGAHIATLPYSVFQQMLKHPLTDVGIERFLADSRKYASV, from the coding sequence ATGCGCATCTTCCTCGACACGGCAAACATCGACGAAATACGGGACGTGCACCGCACCGGCGTCCTGTCCGGCGTGACGACGAACCCGAGCCTGATGGCGAAGGAGTCGGGTGTCAGCTACCGCGACCGGGTCGTCGAGATCTGCGAGCTGGTGCAGGGGCCGGTGTCGGCCGAGTGCACCTCCCGGGACGTCCCCGGCCTCCTGGAGGAGGCGCGCACGCTGGCGAGCTGGCACAAGCACGTGGTCGTCAAGATCCCGATGGACGCGAACGGCCTGGAGGCGACGTCCATCCTCTCCAAAGAGGGCATCCGCATCAACATGACGCTGGTGTTCAGCGCTAACCAGGCCTTGCTTGCCGCACTCGCCGGCGCGACTTACGTCAGTCCCTTCGTCGGCCGGTTGGACGACGCCGGGCAGGACGGGATGGAGGTCGTGCGTCAGTCGGTGCAGATCTTCGACAAGTACCACCTGCCAGCCCAGGTCCTGGCGGCGAGCATCCGCACGGCGCCACACGTGATCCAGGCAGCGCTCGCCGGAGCGCACATCGCCACGCTACCGTACTCGGTGTTCCAGCAGATGCTGAAGCACCCGCTCACTGACGTAGGCATCGAGCGGTTCCTGGCCGATTCGCGGAAGTATGCCTCCGTCTGA
- a CDS encoding bifunctional diguanylate cyclase/phosphodiesterase, with the protein MANRASQGPSGDVTPPIPLVQGLMRWSLWLTWAVVLLAGLALLSDNLSQDISGRRALSDLSSTWRYLLYGGAMAAAVAALVIRYLARRIERQVVLMGSIDALTGLPNRTALLSRLEADSIAVLYIDLDRFKMINDNLGHDTGDAVLKTVAQRIRRAIRETDLVVRLGGDEFVVLVEGEHPEVLAVQAGQRLLAALRPVMVAEGRELYITGSVGIAVKCEALQRPTDLLRAADLALYRAKRQGRDRIVVFNETMEANNVLAQLDLESDLWRAVERDELEVHYQPEINIGTGQITGFEALVRWRHPVRGLLKPDSFIGLAEENGALREIGLWVLEQACKQWRRWREIFDKEAPVVVSVNLSLRQLEEPDLVERVRDILAEHGMEPSSLKLEITESALLAEMPAVVSQLARLRAMGIRLAIDDFGTGYSSLTYLKNLPVHSVKIDQSFVRNMEDDDASLLIVQAIVTLAHDLGLDVTAEGVETRKQLDHLERLGCDRGQGFYLSEPLPAETIEALLKAYGRREARQRGKAA; encoded by the coding sequence GTGGCAAACCGAGCGTCACAAGGCCCGTCCGGCGACGTCACCCCACCTATTCCCCTGGTACAGGGCTTGATGCGCTGGAGCCTGTGGCTCACGTGGGCCGTCGTCCTGCTCGCGGGCCTCGCCCTCCTGTCCGACAACCTCTCCCAGGACATCAGCGGGCGCCGGGCCCTGAGTGACCTGTCTTCCACGTGGCGGTACCTGCTCTACGGCGGCGCCATGGCCGCGGCTGTGGCTGCGCTGGTCATCCGCTACCTGGCCCGGCGCATCGAGAGGCAGGTCGTCCTCATGGGGTCCATCGATGCCCTCACCGGCCTGCCCAACCGCACAGCCCTCCTCAGCCGCCTCGAGGCCGACAGCATCGCCGTCCTCTACATCGACCTCGACCGATTCAAGATGATCAACGACAACCTCGGGCACGACACGGGCGACGCCGTACTGAAGACCGTGGCGCAGCGCATCCGCCGCGCCATCCGGGAGACAGACCTGGTGGTGCGGCTGGGCGGAGACGAGTTCGTGGTCCTCGTGGAGGGAGAGCACCCGGAAGTGCTGGCCGTCCAGGCGGGCCAGCGCCTTCTCGCTGCCCTGCGCCCGGTCATGGTGGCGGAGGGTCGCGAGCTTTACATCACCGGCAGCGTCGGCATCGCCGTAAAGTGCGAGGCGCTGCAGCGGCCGACGGACCTCCTTCGGGCGGCGGACCTAGCCCTGTACCGGGCGAAGCGCCAGGGGCGCGACCGCATTGTGGTCTTCAACGAGACCATGGAAGCCAACAACGTCCTTGCCCAACTCGACCTGGAAAGCGACCTCTGGCGGGCCGTCGAGCGCGACGAGTTGGAGGTGCATTACCAGCCGGAGATCAACATCGGCACCGGGCAGATCACTGGCTTCGAGGCCCTGGTCCGCTGGCGCCATCCCGTGCGTGGCCTCCTGAAGCCCGACAGCTTCATAGGCCTTGCGGAGGAGAACGGCGCCCTGCGCGAGATCGGCCTCTGGGTGCTCGAGCAAGCGTGCAAGCAGTGGCGCCGCTGGCGGGAGATCTTCGACAAGGAAGCGCCGGTGGTGGTTAGCGTCAACCTCTCGCTGCGCCAGCTGGAGGAGCCGGACCTGGTGGAGCGCGTGCGCGACATCCTGGCCGAGCACGGCATGGAGCCTTCCAGCCTCAAGCTGGAGATCACGGAGAGCGCCCTGCTCGCCGAGATGCCTGCCGTCGTCAGCCAGCTGGCCCGCCTGCGCGCAATGGGCATCCGCCTGGCAATCGATGACTTCGGGACGGGCTACTCATCCCTGACATATCTCAAGAACCTGCCGGTGCACAGCGTGAAGATCGACCAGTCTTTCGTGCGCAACATGGAAGACGACGACGCAAGCCTGCTGATCGTGCAGGCAATCGTGACGCTGGCCCACGACCTTGGCCTGGACGTGACGGCTGAAGGGGTGGAGACGCGGAAGCAGCTGGACCACCTGGAGCGGCTGGGCTGCGACCGCGGCCAGGGCTTCTACCTTTCGGAGCCCCTGCCGGCCGAGACTATCGAGGCGCTGCTCAAGGCATACGGCCGGCGGGAGGCGCGCCAGCGCGGCAAGGCAGCGTGA
- the rho gene encoding transcription termination factor Rho, translating into MAELEALTRDEMMRIANELGVEKASTLRKQDLVFKILQAQSEREGNVFRAGVLEIVDDGYGFLRRDNFIASLTDVYVSQSQVRRFGLRTGDYVTGTVRPPKGDERYYSLLRVEAVNGVDPEVAKRRPYFEQLTAVFPEELIDLETSSDNLSQRIINLVSPIGRGQRGLIVSPPKAGKTFLLKNIAHGVSHNYSDIHLMVVLIGERPEEVTDMRRSVDGEVIGSTFDEPVEDQTHVAEMALERAKRLVEAGRDVVMLLDSITRLTRAYNVAMPPSGRTLSGGIDPIALYPPKRFFGAARNTDEAGSLTIIATCLIDTGSRMDEVIYEEFKGTGNMEVHLDRRLAERRIFPAIDIQRSGTRREELLLPPDYLRGSWLVRRMVAQIAANSPNPTEATERLLNAMERTRNNREFIESLKPQPE; encoded by the coding sequence ATGGCAGAGCTCGAAGCGCTCACGCGCGACGAGATGATGCGCATCGCGAACGAGCTCGGTGTCGAAAAGGCCTCGACGCTGCGAAAGCAGGACCTGGTCTTCAAGATCCTCCAGGCCCAGTCCGAGCGCGAGGGCAACGTGTTCCGGGCCGGCGTCCTGGAGATCGTGGACGACGGCTACGGGTTCCTGCGCCGCGACAACTTCATCGCCAGCCTCACGGACGTTTACGTCTCCCAGTCCCAGGTGCGCCGCTTCGGCCTGCGCACCGGCGACTACGTCACGGGCACGGTACGGCCGCCCAAGGGGGACGAACGGTACTACAGCCTCCTGCGCGTGGAAGCCGTCAACGGCGTCGACCCCGAAGTCGCGAAGCGCCGGCCGTACTTCGAGCAGCTGACCGCCGTCTTCCCGGAGGAGCTGATCGACCTGGAGACGAGCTCGGACAACCTTTCGCAGCGCATCATCAATCTCGTCTCGCCGATCGGGCGCGGACAGCGGGGGCTAATCGTCTCGCCACCGAAGGCGGGCAAGACGTTCTTGCTCAAGAACATCGCCCACGGCGTGTCTCACAACTATTCGGACATCCACCTCATGGTCGTGCTCATCGGTGAGCGGCCGGAGGAAGTGACGGACATGCGGCGCAGCGTCGACGGCGAGGTAATCGGCTCGACATTCGACGAGCCGGTCGAAGACCAGACGCACGTGGCGGAGATGGCGCTGGAACGCGCAAAGCGCCTGGTCGAGGCCGGCCGCGACGTCGTCATGTTGCTGGACAGCATCACGCGGCTCACGCGGGCCTATAACGTGGCGATGCCTCCGTCGGGGCGCACGCTATCCGGCGGTATCGACCCGATTGCCCTGTACCCGCCGAAGCGCTTCTTCGGTGCCGCCCGCAACACGGACGAGGCGGGAAGCCTGACCATCATCGCGACCTGCCTGATCGATACGGGAAGCCGCATGGACGAGGTGATCTACGAGGAGTTCAAAGGTACCGGCAACATGGAGGTCCACCTCGACCGCCGCCTCGCCGAGCGCCGCATCTTCCCGGCGATCGACATCCAGCGCAGCGGGACCAGGCGAGAGGAACTCCTCCTGCCTCCCGATTACCTGCGAGGCTCCTGGCTGGTGCGCCGCATGGTCGCCCAGATCGCCGCGAACTCTCCCAACCCGACGGAGGCAACGGAGCGCCTGCTCAACGCGATGGAGCGCACGCGGAACAACCGCGAGTTCATCGAAAGCCTCAAGCCCCAGCCAGAGTAA
- a CDS encoding LLM class flavin-dependent oxidoreductase, whose protein sequence is MTSDGKLRIGLTGGIAGGPNRDQSIEKIRIADKLGYDSIWFGETWGYDIVTTMGEVVRATDRIKVGSGIMNVYSRSPGVIASTFATLDELSGGRMLIGLGTSGANVIEHFHGVPFEKPMRRLREYVEIINMLLHGERLVYKGEIFNLERGFRLQVNLVRDHIPIYIAAITPASIVQTGEIADGLIPIHWPKTKYGSVRQRLDRGARRAGRSGSDIVVAPYLTTGYVFDESQREAVKRQSKQPLAWYIGRMGVFYKEMLAREGYPEETARIEAAWSGGQDAAIDAVPDYMADNVVVVGTPKEIHRQLLELRDLGVDMPVISMPPGNPDQAGRALEEVMNG, encoded by the coding sequence ATGACTAGCGACGGAAAGCTGCGCATCGGCCTCACGGGCGGCATCGCCGGCGGACCGAACCGCGACCAGTCGATCGAGAAGATCCGCATCGCCGACAAGCTGGGATACGACTCCATCTGGTTCGGCGAGACCTGGGGCTACGACATCGTCACCACCATGGGCGAGGTCGTGCGGGCTACCGACCGGATCAAGGTCGGCAGCGGCATCATGAACGTCTACTCGCGTTCGCCCGGGGTCATCGCCAGCACCTTCGCGACCCTGGATGAGTTGAGCGGCGGCCGGATGCTCATCGGCCTCGGCACCTCCGGCGCCAACGTGATCGAGCACTTCCACGGCGTGCCGTTCGAAAAGCCGATGCGGCGCCTGCGCGAGTACGTGGAGATCATCAACATGCTCCTCCACGGCGAGCGCCTGGTGTACAAGGGCGAGATCTTCAACCTGGAGCGCGGCTTTCGCCTGCAGGTGAACCTGGTGCGCGACCACATCCCCATATACATCGCCGCGATCACCCCGGCCAGCATCGTCCAGACGGGCGAGATCGCCGATGGGCTCATCCCTATCCACTGGCCGAAGACGAAGTACGGCTCCGTGCGCCAACGGCTGGACCGCGGCGCGAGGCGCGCGGGCCGCTCCGGCTCGGACATCGTCGTCGCGCCATATTTGACGACCGGCTACGTGTTCGATGAGTCGCAGCGCGAGGCGGTTAAGCGCCAGTCCAAGCAGCCCCTCGCCTGGTACATCGGGCGCATGGGCGTCTTCTACAAGGAGATGCTTGCCCGCGAGGGCTATCCGGAGGAAACGGCGCGGATCGAGGCTGCCTGGAGTGGCGGCCAGGACGCGGCCATCGACGCCGTGCCCGATTACATGGCCGATAACGTGGTCGTTGTCGGCACCCCGAAGGAGATACACCGGCAGCTCCTGGAGCTGCGGGACCTCGGCGTCGACATGCCGGTCATCTCCATGCCGCCGGGTAACCCCGACCAGGCCGGCCGTGCGCTCGAGGAGGTCATGAACGGCTAA
- a CDS encoding NUDIX domain-containing protein, which translates to MPGPVRIAMVILHREGRVLLQLRDSDPDVYAAGMWGIFGGHVEAGESPEEAARREIEEELGLRLPAPLDLFVRRVDDGRERFIYAAPLEAPLAELTLREGQGMALLSRDQVERLAVVPVHSEVLRAFFEAQHPGESIASA; encoded by the coding sequence GTGCCGGGACCTGTCCGCATCGCCATGGTGATCCTGCACCGCGAGGGCCGGGTGCTGCTGCAACTGCGCGACTCCGACCCCGACGTCTACGCGGCGGGCATGTGGGGTATCTTCGGCGGACACGTCGAGGCCGGAGAATCGCCGGAAGAGGCCGCGCGCCGCGAGATCGAAGAGGAGCTGGGGCTACGGCTCCCGGCGCCACTCGACCTCTTCGTCCGCCGCGTCGACGATGGCCGTGAGCGCTTCATCTACGCCGCGCCGCTAGAGGCGCCCCTGGCCGAACTGACTCTGCGGGAGGGCCAGGGTATGGCGTTGCTCTCCCGCGACCAGGTCGAGCGCCTGGCCGTCGTGCCCGTGCACAGCGAGGTGCTGCGGGCCTTCTTCGAAGCCCAACATCCCGGGGAAAGCATCGCCTCGGCCTGA
- a CDS encoding CTP synthase — protein MPKYIFVTGGVVSSVGKGITTAAIGRILKSRNVSVSVQKLDPYLNVDPGTMSPYQHGEVFVTSDGAETDLDLGHYERFIDEDLTKASSVTMGQVYQAVIAKERRGDFLGGTIQAVPHLTSEIKSRIRGIGRITGAQVVIIEVGGTVGDIEGQVFLEAIRQIRREEAEADTLSIHVTFLPYISTTGELKTKPTQHSVQELRRMGIQPDVILCRSDHTVTLETRDKIALFCDVERRAVVPVPTVSSIYEVPPLLEDSGLGDYIIERMQLRATERDLQDWRRMVERLRHPQGSVKVAVVGKYVELRDAYLSVKEALIHAGIFHNTEVEILWVHSEDLNADNVAAMLRGVHAIIVPGGFGERGFEGKVQAARYARENKVPYLGLCLGMQVMVVEAARAALGTDACNSTENDPETPNPVISLLSEQQGVEDKGGTMRLGSYACRLLPGSHAHNAYGVEEVRERHRHRYEFNNAYRGLLEQFGIVFSGTSPDGTLVEISEVDDHPFMVGTQFHPEFRSRPDRPHPLFRELVAAAKRHASGEEPRSPMNAVVATSPSGVA, from the coding sequence ATGCCTAAGTACATTTTCGTGACCGGCGGAGTCGTGAGCTCTGTCGGAAAGGGCATAACTACAGCCGCCATCGGCCGAATCCTCAAAAGCCGCAACGTCTCCGTCTCAGTCCAGAAGCTCGACCCTTACCTCAACGTCGACCCCGGCACGATGTCCCCCTATCAGCACGGCGAGGTCTTCGTGACTTCCGACGGCGCCGAGACGGACCTCGACCTCGGCCACTATGAGCGCTTCATCGACGAAGACCTGACGAAGGCGAGCTCCGTGACCATGGGGCAGGTCTACCAGGCAGTCATCGCCAAGGAGCGCCGGGGCGACTTCCTGGGCGGCACCATCCAGGCTGTGCCGCACCTCACAAGCGAGATCAAGTCGCGCATCCGCGGCATCGGCCGCATCACGGGCGCGCAGGTCGTGATCATCGAGGTCGGCGGGACGGTGGGCGACATCGAGGGGCAGGTGTTCCTGGAAGCGATCCGCCAGATCCGCCGGGAGGAGGCGGAGGCCGACACGCTCTCCATCCATGTGACCTTCCTGCCCTACATCTCGACGACGGGCGAGCTCAAGACAAAGCCGACACAGCACTCGGTGCAGGAATTGAGGCGCATGGGCATCCAGCCCGACGTCATCCTTTGCCGCAGCGACCACACCGTGACACTCGAGACGCGCGACAAGATCGCGCTGTTCTGCGACGTCGAGCGGCGCGCCGTGGTGCCGGTGCCGACGGTGAGCAGCATCTACGAGGTACCGCCGCTGCTCGAGGACAGCGGCCTGGGCGACTACATCATCGAGCGCATGCAGCTCCGCGCTACGGAGCGCGACCTGCAGGACTGGCGCCGGATGGTCGAGCGCCTGCGCCATCCGCAGGGCAGCGTGAAGGTCGCAGTGGTCGGGAAGTACGTCGAGCTGCGCGACGCGTATCTATCGGTGAAGGAAGCGCTCATCCATGCCGGGATCTTCCACAACACCGAAGTCGAGATCCTCTGGGTCCACTCCGAGGACCTGAATGCGGACAACGTCGCCGCTATGCTGCGCGGCGTGCACGCCATAATCGTGCCGGGCGGCTTCGGCGAGCGCGGGTTCGAGGGCAAGGTCCAGGCGGCCCGGTATGCCCGCGAGAACAAGGTGCCTTACCTGGGCCTCTGCCTGGGCATGCAGGTCATGGTCGTCGAAGCCGCAAGGGCGGCGCTCGGGACCGACGCCTGCAACTCGACCGAGAACGACCCGGAGACGCCGAACCCGGTGATCAGCCTGCTCTCGGAGCAGCAGGGCGTGGAGGACAAGGGCGGCACCATGCGTCTGGGCTCCTACGCGTGCCGGCTGCTGCCTGGCTCCCACGCGCACAACGCTTACGGCGTCGAGGAAGTGCGCGAGCGCCACCGCCACCGCTACGAGTTCAACAACGCCTACAGGGGGTTGCTGGAGCAGTTCGGCATCGTCTTCTCGGGGACCTCGCCGGATGGCACCCTGGTCGAGATCTCAGAGGTCGATGACCACCCCTTCATGGTGGGCACACAGTTCCACCCGGAGTTCCGCTCGCGGCCCGACCGGCCGCATCCTTTGTTCCGAGAGCTGGTAGCTGCGGCAAAGCGGCATGCCTCGGGCGAGGAGCCGCGCTCGCCCATGAACGCAGTTGTAGCCACATCCCCTTCGGGAGTCGCCTAG